A stretch of Alkalicella caledoniensis DNA encodes these proteins:
- a CDS encoding ABC transporter ATP-binding protein: protein MGRFKFLKPFFKQYKWHYLFGLFWLLLVNIMQLIIPRVLGNLTDQLAIGTLNSDGLIRYAGIICVIAFTIAFSRFMWRIFIIGTSRKLEYFLRNRLVGHLQKLSPAYFNHHKTGDLMAHATNDINAIRMAFGQGVIMITDAVVISVITVFLMINQVGVALTLIAMVPLPFIAIGARMMGKLIHKRFRAVQEAFSNLTDKTQENLSGIRVVKAFVQEGAEIHKFNEASQKHVNSNMRLVKIWGALHPLIQVISTISLLLVLGFGGRAVIYGDISIGDFVAFNSYLGMMIWPMMAIGWVMNVIQRGAASMDRINEILLERPEIRDAKDAQDLQVKGEIEFKDLTFSYEKGEPALKNINLKISQGKTVAIIGRTGSGKTTLVNLLLRLVNSPEGTLFIDGVDINKIKLKSLRENIGYVPQDNFLFSTSISENIAFALDDYTNTQVTDAAKFAQVYDNIMDFPEKFETMMGERGVTLSGGQKQRVSIARAIIKDPSILILDDSLSAVDTHTEEEILKGLKTIMASRTSIIISHRVSTVKEADEILVMDDGEIIERGTHEQLVEHKGLYYQLHLKQLLEEKLNKA from the coding sequence TGGACTTTTTTGGCTATTACTAGTAAACATTATGCAGTTGATCATTCCGAGGGTTTTAGGAAACTTAACAGATCAGTTGGCAATTGGAACACTAAATTCAGATGGCCTAATTAGATATGCAGGTATTATTTGTGTAATCGCGTTTACAATAGCATTTAGTAGATTCATGTGGAGAATTTTTATAATTGGTACATCTAGAAAATTGGAATATTTTCTACGTAACAGACTTGTTGGTCATTTACAAAAACTATCCCCAGCCTATTTTAATCATCACAAAACAGGGGACCTTATGGCCCACGCTACAAATGACATAAATGCCATAAGAATGGCTTTTGGTCAAGGTGTTATTATGATAACAGATGCTGTGGTAATCTCAGTAATTACAGTATTTCTTATGATTAATCAAGTGGGTGTGGCACTAACTCTTATTGCCATGGTACCCCTACCCTTCATAGCAATCGGTGCGAGAATGATGGGTAAACTTATACATAAAAGATTTAGAGCAGTACAAGAAGCATTTTCGAACCTGACAGACAAGACCCAAGAAAATCTGTCTGGTATTAGGGTTGTAAAAGCTTTTGTTCAAGAAGGAGCAGAAATCCATAAGTTCAATGAAGCAAGCCAGAAACATGTTAATTCAAATATGCGTCTTGTTAAGATTTGGGGAGCATTACACCCACTAATACAAGTCATATCAACAATAAGTCTACTTTTAGTATTAGGATTTGGAGGTAGAGCCGTTATTTATGGAGATATATCCATAGGTGACTTTGTTGCATTTAATAGTTATCTGGGGATGATGATATGGCCAATGATGGCCATCGGCTGGGTAATGAATGTTATTCAAAGGGGAGCAGCATCCATGGATAGGATAAACGAGATTCTTCTAGAAAGACCTGAAATAAGGGATGCTAAGGATGCCCAGGACTTACAAGTGAAAGGTGAAATAGAGTTTAAGGACTTAACCTTTAGCTATGAAAAGGGAGAGCCTGCATTAAAAAATATAAATCTTAAAATATCCCAAGGTAAGACAGTAGCTATAATAGGTCGTACAGGGAGTGGTAAAACAACCCTTGTGAATTTACTTCTACGCTTAGTTAACTCACCTGAAGGAACTCTTTTTATTGATGGAGTAGATATTAATAAAATAAAACTGAAATCCCTTAGGGAAAACATAGGGTATGTACCCCAAGATAACTTCCTATTCTCAACATCTATTTCTGAAAATATAGCCTTTGCACTAGATGATTATACAAATACTCAAGTTACTGATGCAGCAAAATTTGCTCAAGTTTATGATAATATTATGGATTTTCCGGAGAAATTTGAGACAATGATGGGAGAGAGAGGGGTTACCCTATCTGGCGGCCAAAAACAACGTGTTTCTATAGCAAGGGCAATAATTAAAGACCCTTCAATACTTATTTTAGACGACAGTTTATCTGCAGTAGATACACACACTGAGGAAGAGATACTTAAAGGCCTTAAGACAATAATGGCTTCAAGAACTAGTATTATTATTTCACACAGGGTATCTACTGTTAAGGAAGCTGACGAGATATTAGTTATGGATGATGGGGAGATAATAGAGCGAGGTACCCATGAACAATTGGTAGAACATAAAGGACTGTACTATCAATTACATCTGAAACAACTATTAGAAGAAAAACTAAATAAGGCATAA
- a CDS encoding ABC transporter ATP-binding protein: protein MANNIHDEEILGKAYDSKLMKRLLKYAKPYWKAFALSICFLLVITAIDLTRPYLVKIAIDDYIFTSPMVAFDNPVDHSNAVEFRGRYFVKERLLPEDYPDNPRYQIMSYEGQNYLVPSTFKSEDFQVREENGVVYFLNDEGEFSGELMDRESYITFRDRDINGLLRIGLIFLGIVLLGFGLNYAQVILLNRTGQQILFNLREEIFVHLQKMSLSFFDKNPVGRLVTRVTNDTETLNEMFVNVMVNLFKDVFMLVGILIIMARLNLRLATITLLMLPVVLLSSVIFRIKARTAYREVRTRLARINANIAENISGMRIVQIFKKEQKKYKEFDGINSSYLEASLSEVKVFAVFRPFIDLLYFLSLALLIWFGGGSVLRGTIEFGVLYAFISYIQMFFQPINDLTEKYNILQASMASSERIFQLLDTKADINNPEEPKDITEVEGKIEFKNVWFAYNEGEWVLRDVSFTINPGETVAFVGATGAGKTSIISLISRFYDIQKGEILIDGVNIKDVTQQELRKFIGVVLQDVFLFSGDVKTNIRLNNEHISDEQIVEIARTINADKFIEKLPDKYDEEVQERGSTFSSGQRQLLAFARALAFDPSILVLDEATANIDTETEVLIQEALEKLIEGRTTIVVAHRLSTIQNADKIIVMHKGKIREMGTHQELLDNGGIYHDLYQLQYKEELVEKTI, encoded by the coding sequence ATGGCTAATAATATTCACGATGAAGAAATACTAGGAAAAGCCTATGACTCCAAATTAATGAAAAGATTATTAAAGTATGCTAAACCATATTGGAAGGCATTTGCATTATCCATATGTTTTCTACTAGTTATTACGGCAATTGATTTAACGAGACCATATCTTGTTAAAATAGCCATAGATGACTATATATTTACATCTCCCATGGTTGCATTTGATAATCCCGTTGATCATTCGAATGCTGTGGAATTTAGGGGGAGATACTTCGTTAAGGAAAGACTTTTACCTGAGGATTATCCTGATAATCCCAGATACCAAATAATGTCTTATGAAGGACAAAATTACTTGGTTCCATCAACCTTCAAAAGCGAAGACTTTCAAGTAAGAGAGGAAAATGGAGTAGTTTACTTTCTAAATGATGAAGGTGAGTTTTCAGGTGAACTCATGGACCGTGAATCCTACATAACATTTAGGGATCGAGATATAAATGGCCTGCTGAGAATAGGTTTAATATTCCTAGGAATTGTATTATTAGGGTTTGGGTTAAACTATGCACAGGTGATTTTGCTAAATAGGACTGGCCAGCAAATTCTGTTTAATCTGAGGGAAGAGATTTTTGTACATTTACAAAAGATGTCCCTAAGCTTCTTTGATAAAAACCCTGTTGGTAGATTAGTGACAAGGGTTACTAATGATACGGAAACCCTTAACGAAATGTTTGTAAACGTTATGGTTAACTTATTTAAAGATGTATTTATGCTAGTTGGTATTTTGATAATAATGGCTCGTCTTAATTTGAGATTAGCTACCATAACACTGCTAATGTTACCAGTAGTACTACTGTCCTCAGTAATCTTCAGAATTAAAGCAAGAACTGCATACAGGGAAGTAAGAACAAGACTTGCTAGGATTAATGCAAACATAGCTGAAAATATATCTGGAATGCGGATAGTGCAGATATTTAAAAAAGAACAAAAGAAATACAAAGAATTTGATGGGATTAATTCAAGCTATCTCGAAGCATCACTATCAGAAGTTAAAGTTTTTGCCGTATTTAGACCATTCATTGACTTACTTTACTTTTTATCCTTGGCGTTACTTATATGGTTTGGTGGAGGATCTGTACTAAGAGGAACCATAGAGTTCGGTGTATTGTATGCATTTATCAGTTACATTCAAATGTTCTTTCAACCTATAAATGATTTAACAGAAAAGTATAACATTCTTCAAGCTTCCATGGCATCCTCCGAAAGGATATTTCAACTTTTAGATACAAAAGCTGATATTAATAACCCAGAAGAACCAAAGGATATTACAGAAGTTGAAGGTAAGATAGAATTCAAAAACGTTTGGTTCGCCTACAACGAGGGAGAATGGGTTCTTAGAGATGTAAGCTTTACAATAAACCCAGGTGAGACAGTTGCCTTTGTAGGAGCTACAGGAGCAGGTAAAACATCAATAATAAGCCTGATTAGTAGATTCTACGATATACAAAAGGGTGAAATACTCATAGATGGAGTAAACATAAAGGATGTAACACAACAAGAATTAAGAAAATTCATAGGTGTTGTGCTACAGGATGTATTTTTGTTTAGTGGCGATGTTAAAACAAACATAAGACTAAACAATGAACATATTTCCGATGAGCAGATTGTTGAAATAGCTAGGACAATCAATGCTGATAAATTCATCGAAAAACTACCAGATAAGTATGATGAAGAAGTTCAAGAAAGAGGGTCGACATTCTCATCAGGCCAGCGACAGTTGCTAGCCTTTGCAAGGGCTTTAGCCTTTGACCCATCAATTTTGGTATTAGATGAAGCAACTGCAAATATCGATACGGAAACAGAAGTATTGATACAAGAAGCATTAGAGAAACTAATAGAAGGAAGAACAACAATTGTAGTAGCCCATAGATTATCTACAATCCAAAACGCTGATAAAATAATAGTTATGCATAAAGGGAAAATAAGAGAAATGGGTACCCACCAAGAACTTTTAGATAATGGTGGCATCTACCACGACCTATACCAACTTCAATACAAAGAAGAACTTGTTGAAAAGACAATATAA
- a CDS encoding GNAT family N-acetyltransferase — MLVRLNGDKNHLIDEILNEMAIKYSNEYSRDLKSYFMEKRVLLKKGVITAFGYVDGNKIAGYLEYEIVSHYKASFTMLYAIYGLKRNKILCQLLNESTQLLREEKITEFVCNIPPISSIPLTRVLNKVGFNRYKRLEMELVLDKLSLNNFEEITTEGFCLSKADELTKLMLRSFAGSIDSIIYSEFFTPKGQRKVLNQIVEGNYGEFLAQESLFLMKNNEIIGYGLVTAKNRETCFLMDFAIAPHEQGKGLSKKLLNKMFQLLIQKGYTKMSLAVTMDNKKALNLYKQIGFKKINSFNIYLKN; from the coding sequence ATGCTAGTAAGGCTTAACGGTGATAAAAATCATTTAATTGATGAAATACTAAATGAAATGGCCATAAAATATAGCAATGAGTATAGTCGTGACTTGAAATCATACTTTATGGAAAAAAGGGTTTTACTTAAAAAGGGAGTTATTACTGCATTTGGTTATGTAGATGGTAATAAGATAGCTGGATATTTAGAATACGAAATAGTTAGCCATTATAAAGCTTCCTTTACTATGTTATATGCAATATACGGATTAAAGAGGAATAAGATTTTATGCCAGCTATTAAATGAAAGTACACAGCTTCTTAGGGAAGAAAAAATAACTGAATTTGTTTGCAACATCCCTCCAATTAGTTCCATTCCTCTGACAAGGGTTTTAAACAAAGTGGGTTTTAATAGGTATAAGAGATTAGAGATGGAACTTGTATTAGACAAGCTGAGTTTAAATAACTTTGAGGAAATAACAACTGAAGGGTTCTGCTTAAGTAAAGCAGACGAACTAACTAAGCTGATGCTAAGATCCTTTGCAGGCAGTATAGATAGTATAATTTACTCAGAGTTTTTTACACCCAAGGGGCAAAGGAAGGTTCTTAATCAGATTGTTGAAGGAAATTATGGTGAATTTCTAGCACAGGAATCATTGTTTTTAATGAAAAACAATGAAATCATAGGATATGGTCTTGTTACTGCAAAGAACAGGGAAACATGTTTTTTAATGGACTTTGCAATTGCTCCCCATGAGCAGGGGAAAGGACTGAGTAAAAAGCTTTTAAATAAAATGTTTCAATTACTCATACAGAAGGGTTATACGAAAATGAGCCTTGCAGTAACAATGGATAACAAAAAGGCCCTAAATCTATACAAACAAATTGGTTTTAAAAAAATAAACTCCTTTAATATATATCTAAAGAACTAA